The DNA region TCTGATGTTCGAGAAATCGTGCGAATTCACAAAAAGGCTGAAGGAGTATATCCCTTCAGAGAACGGCTTTAAGGTTTCGGTAAACCTTTCAAGCCTCAATTTTGAATCAAAGGGGCTTTCCGCAAGTATTTTCAATATTATCAAAAAATACGGCCTTAGCCCGAAGGATGTGGAGCTGGAAGTTACAGAGACGCTGATAATACGGAACATCGAATCGACGATCCAAATACTCAATTCGCTTGATTCAAAAGGGCTGAAAATTTCGATAGACGATTTCGGCACGGGCTATTCATCACTAAGTTATCTGACGCAATTTCCGTTCAGCACTCTAAAAATTGATCAATCCTTCGTCCACAATCTGGCAACAGATGCGAACTCGCGAACGATAGCAACAGCGATCATTTCCATTGCCAAAGGTTTGAACGTGGAGGTCATCGCGGAAGGGGTCGAGAACAAGGAACAGCTAGACATCCTTCTTGAAATGGGGTGCGACCAGATACAGGGTTACCTTTTCAGCCGTCCCCTCCCCGAAGAAGAAATGGTTGCGCTGATGAAAGAGAACAAAACATATTTCCTATAAGCAATATCCCTTATTCCACTTTCGCATTTCAGGTATGATCTGGGGCGGTCATCATGACTGAAGAACCTATTCATATTGAGGCCCTGAAGTCGGTTCCGCCTCCGTCTGAAAAGCGGATTTCAATACAGGTAACCGCTTCGGCGCAGAGGCATGTTCGTAGCGGGCATCCTTGGCTGTTTGAAAACTCCATAACAAAACAGGGGAGGGAAGGGGCGCCGGGCGACCTGGCTGTAATATACGACAGAAACAACAAGTTCCTCGCTGTTGGGCTATACGATCCACTCTCCCTTATACGTGTGCGAATCCTTCAGCATAGAAAAAGCGCCGATATAAACCTGGCCTGGTATCTGGCAAAGCTCTGCGAAGCCGCGGAGATCCGCAAACCGCTTTCCGCCGGAAATACGGATGGTTATCGTCTGGCGCATGGCGAGAACGACTCCCTTCCGGGATTGATAATTGACAGGTACGCCGAAACGGCGGTTGTGAAGATTTACACACCCTCATGGGTTCCGCATCTTTCCGATGTGGTATCGGCGCTTATTGAGGTAATACCGGTTCGGCGCGTGGTTTTGCGAATGAACCGGATCACAAAGAATGAAAAAAAATATCTTTACGGTCTTGCCGACGGAGGGGTGGTATATGGTCCGCCGCTGGAGGGCCCTGTAGTATTCAGGGAAAATGGGATCCTTTTTGAATCCGATCCTGTGAATGGACAGAAAACAGGCTTCTTCCTTGATCAGCGGGAGAACCGGGAACGTGTGGAGAAGCTGGCAAAGGACAAAACAGTTCTGAATGTATTCTCATATACCGGCGGGTTTTCACTATACGCGTCGAGGGGAGGGGCGAAGTCGGTTACGAGCGTCGATGTATCAAAGCCGGCGATTGAGGCAGGAAAGCGGAATTTCGAACTGAACAAGGGGGATGATCGAATCGCAAGGACTCCTCAGGAGTATATCGCCGAAGACGCATTTAAGGCGATGGAACGTATGCGTAATGAGAAAAGGTTCTTCGACATGGTAATAATAGACCCTCCTGCCCTTGCAAAGAGCGAGGGGGAGGTGGCCGGGGCGCTTATCGCATACGCCAGGCTTGTTAAGCTGGGATTGAGCCTGTTGCGAAGGGGGGGGGTGCTTGTTATGGCTTCCTGTTCAAGCCGGGTAAAGGGAAGCGAGTTTTACCAGACGGTTTTCAAAACAGCCGCAAACTCCGAAAGACCGCTTGAAGAGATAGAACGTACACAACATCCGGTTGACCACCCGATAGGTTTTCCAGAAGGGGCGTACCTGAAATGTCTCTTCGCGGTCGCAAAATAGAAAAGCCTGAACTATGTGATGGCTTTTGATTCTGCGGGAAGTGAAGTTTTTGCCACAAGAGATACGTCATCCAGCGAAAAAAGGTCGCATGAATCCGCTCTTGGGGCAGAAGAATATTTCTTGAAAAGTTAATGGACCCTTTGGGCTAGAAGGATTTGAGTCTTGCCGTAGAGCTTCCCGTTTTTCGACTTTTTCCTGGATAGGTATTTGTCAAGTTTCCATAAAATCTTGTTTGGCAGGACGCGTCTGAGAAAACTGCTCCTTGATAGCTGATGCGAGTTCACTACTATATGCTCCATAGGGACAAACCCGGCTTCCCGGACTATCTCCTTTAGTTCCCTCATTTTAAATTCGCATACATGGTTTCCCCAATTGTTGGCAAGTTTTACATTGCGCTCATGCTTGTCTTTGACTTCTTCCCATGAAGGCTCCTCGCATTTTAAATAATCGCCGTTAGGGGTGGTCAGGCAGATTATTCCGCCGGTCACAAGGTTTTCGCGTAGATTGGCCAATGTCTTTACCGGGTATGCCATATGCTCTATCCCTTCCCCAAAAAAGATGCCAAAATATTTCTTCTCCGACACATGTGATGACGAATCGGCATGTATGAAATTGAAATCCCCATGTGTTGCCTTGAGCTTTATGTAGTCGAAAAAATTCTTTTCATTGTCAAGGAAGTCCACTTTATACCCCTCTTCGGCAAAGAGAAGCCCCAGATTGCCGTTGCCGCAGGCAAAATCCGCAATAGGTATCTCCTTGTTGTCAGGAAGGTATTTTTTCATCAAATCAAATGAGGTATGAATTCGATGGCGAGTCAGGAACTTCTGGTTGGCGCCCCAACGCGGGCATAAGTACTGCTTTTTATCATCTTCCCTTATCAGGTTCAAGAGCGGATTGTTTTTGCAGGCTTCTTTTGGTGGTAATTTCATTGGTTAGTTAGTCTACCCATCGATCCAAAAGCCGTCAAGGCCAAAAAAATGGTACTTTTCGCATTATTTTCCCGATGAGTTAAATCATTCTTTGTCACGCAAGACCAGACGACTGATATAATCACACAATGCCGAAAAGGAAAAAACTGCTTAAAAAACTCGTGATCATTGGCGGGGGGTTCGGCGGTCTATACGCCGCGAAGAAGATGGGGCACGAGGAGTTCGAAATCACCCTCGTGGATAAAACGAATCATCACCTCTTCCAGCCGCTGCTATACCAGGTGGCGACAGCGGCGCTATCCCCGGCGGACATCGGCACACCGATCAGGAAGATAATAAGCCATCAGGAAAATACGCTTGTTCTCATGAGCCGTGTCACGAAAATAGACAAGGTGAACCGCGAGATACATCTTCACAACCACTTGCCGATACCGTATGACTATCTGATCGTAGCCACAGGGGTTCGCCATTCCTATTTCGGGCACGACGAATGGGAGAAATACGCGCCGGGGTTGAAGACGCTGAACGACGCTCTGACGATAAGGGACAAGCTCCTTTTCAATTTCGAAAAGGCTGAGCTTTGCGACCGCTATTCCGATGCCGAGAAGTACCTCAGC from Nitrospinota bacterium includes:
- a CDS encoding class I SAM-dependent rRNA methyltransferase — its product is MTEEPIHIEALKSVPPPSEKRISIQVTASAQRHVRSGHPWLFENSITKQGREGAPGDLAVIYDRNNKFLAVGLYDPLSLIRVRILQHRKSADINLAWYLAKLCEAAEIRKPLSAGNTDGYRLAHGENDSLPGLIIDRYAETAVVKIYTPSWVPHLSDVVSALIEVIPVRRVVLRMNRITKNEKKYLYGLADGGVVYGPPLEGPVVFRENGILFESDPVNGQKTGFFLDQRENRERVEKLAKDKTVLNVFSYTGGFSLYASRGGAKSVTSVDVSKPAIEAGKRNFELNKGDDRIARTPQEYIAEDAFKAMERMRNEKRFFDMVIIDPPALAKSEGEVAGALIAYARLVKLGLSLLRRGGVLVMASCSSRVKGSEFYQTVFKTAANSERPLEEIERTQHPVDHPIGFPEGAYLKCLFAVAK
- a CDS encoding class I SAM-dependent methyltransferase, yielding MKKYLPDNKEIPIADFACGNGNLGLLFAEEGYKVDFLDNEKNFFDYIKLKATHGDFNFIHADSSSHVSEKKYFGIFFGEGIEHMAYPVKTLANLRENLVTGGIICLTTPNGDYLKCEEPSWEEVKDKHERNVKLANNWGNHVCEFKMRELKEIVREAGFVPMEHIVVNSHQLSRSSFLRRVLPNKILWKLDKYLSRKKSKNGKLYGKTQILLAQRVH